In a single window of the Candidatus Caccoplasma merdavium genome:
- the rpsE gene encoding 30S ribosomal protein S5, producing the protein MAKDNRVKSTNDLELKDRLVAINRVTKVTKGGRTFSFSAIVVVGNEDGIVGWGLGKASEVTAAISKGVEAAKKNLIKVPVRKGTIPHDQVAKFGGAQVYIKPASHGTGVKAGGAMRAVLESVGITDVLAKSKGSSNPHNLVKATMAALGELRDAYAVAQNRGVSLEKVFKG; encoded by the coding sequence ATGGCAAAAGATAATAGAGTAAAGTCGACAAACGACTTGGAATTGAAAGATCGCTTAGTAGCAATCAATCGTGTAACCAAAGTTACCAAAGGTGGACGCACGTTCAGCTTCTCGGCCATCGTCGTTGTAGGAAACGAAGACGGCATCGTAGGTTGGGGACTGGGCAAAGCCAGTGAGGTAACCGCCGCTATCTCCAAAGGTGTTGAGGCTGCCAAGAAAAACCTTATCAAGGTTCCCGTTCGCAAGGGTACGATTCCCCATGACCAGGTTGCCAAATTCGGCGGTGCCCAGGTTTATATCAAACCCGCATCTCACGGTACCGGTGTGAAAGCCGGTGGTGCTATGCGTGCCGTGCTCGAAAGTGTAGGTATCACCGACGTGCTGGCCAAATCGAAAGGCTCGTCGAACCCCCACAACCTGGTAAAAGCCACCATGGCTGCCCTGGGTGAATTGCGCGACGCTTATGCCGTAGCTCAAAACCGTGGCGTATCGCTCGAAAAAGTATTCAAAGGATAA
- the rpmD gene encoding 50S ribosomal protein L30 produces the protein METIKIKQVKSRIKCPAVQKRTLDALGLKRIGQVVEHQATPQILGMVAKVRHLVTVVE, from the coding sequence ATGGAAACCATCAAAATCAAACAGGTAAAAAGCAGAATCAAATGTCCCGCAGTTCAAAAAAGAACGCTCGATGCGCTGGGCTTGAAGAGAATCGGCCAAGTAGTAGAGCATCAAGCTACTCCTCAAATACTCGGGATGGTTGCCAAAGTAAGACACTTGGTGACGGTAGTAGAATAA
- the rplO gene encoding 50S ribosomal protein L15 produces the protein MNLSNLKPAEGSTKTRKRIGRGPGSGLGGTSTRGHKGAKSRSGYKKKIGFEGGQMPLQRRLPKFGFKNINRVEYKAINLDTIQALAESKKLEKVGIEALIEAGFISNKQLVKILGKGTLTAKLEVEAHAFSKSAEAAITALGGTVVKL, from the coding sequence ATGAACTTGAGTAATTTAAAACCCGCCGAAGGCTCGACCAAGACCAGAAAAAGAATCGGTCGTGGTCCCGGTTCGGGACTGGGTGGAACCTCTACCAGAGGTCATAAAGGTGCCAAATCGAGATCGGGTTACAAGAAAAAAATCGGTTTCGAAGGTGGTCAGATGCCTTTGCAACGTCGCTTGCCTAAATTCGGATTCAAAAATATCAATCGCGTAGAGTACAAAGCCATCAATCTCGATACGATTCAGGCTTTGGCCGAGAGCAAGAAACTCGAAAAGGTCGGTATCGAAGCTTTGATCGAAGCCGGATTCATCTCCAACAAGCAACTCGTAAAAATTCTGGGAAAAGGAACCCTTACGGCAAAACTCGAAGTGGAAGCCCACGCTTTCTCGAAGAGCGCCGAAGCCGCCATCACGGCTCTCGGTGGTACCGTAGTAAAACTCTAA
- the secY gene encoding preprotein translocase subunit SecY, with protein MRAIETIKNIWKIEDLRKRILTTILLVLVYRAGTYVVLPGIDPQFLTQLRAQTSGGLMQLLDMFSGGAFSNASIFALGIMPYITASIVIQLLGMALPYFQKLQREGESGRRKLNQYTRYLTVAILLIQGPTYLVNLSVQMGGAFPTDFMFTITSTIILTAGSMFIMWLGERITDRGIGNGISFIILVGIIARLPQALVQEFVMRTATTSGGLVMFLAEIVFLLLVIAASILLVQGTRKIPVQYAKRVVGNKQYGGARQYIPLKVNTAGVMPIIFAQAIMFIPIALVGFSADNANSRFMQSFMNNTGFWYNFVFAILIILFTYFYTAVTVQPNQMAEDMKRNNGFIPGVKPGKKTAAYIDSIMSRITLPGSIFLAIVAIMPAFAQIAGISAEFSQFFGGTSLLILVGVVLDTLQQIESHLLMRHYDGLLKSGRIKGRSGSIAAY; from the coding sequence ATGAGAGCAATAGAAACGATAAAAAACATCTGGAAGATCGAGGATCTGAGAAAGCGTATCCTTACGACGATTCTGCTGGTCTTGGTTTACCGTGCAGGTACCTATGTGGTATTGCCCGGCATTGATCCTCAGTTCCTTACCCAACTGCGTGCCCAGACCAGTGGCGGTCTGATGCAGTTGCTCGATATGTTCTCGGGAGGTGCCTTCTCCAATGCCTCTATTTTCGCGTTGGGTATCATGCCTTATATTACGGCCTCTATCGTAATCCAGTTGCTCGGTATGGCTTTGCCTTATTTCCAGAAACTGCAACGCGAAGGCGAAAGCGGAAGACGCAAACTCAACCAGTACACTCGTTATCTGACGGTGGCTATCCTCCTCATTCAAGGCCCGACCTACTTGGTCAACCTCAGTGTGCAGATGGGTGGCGCTTTCCCGACCGACTTTATGTTTACGATTACCTCGACGATAATCCTCACCGCAGGCAGTATGTTTATCATGTGGCTCGGTGAGCGTATCACCGACAGAGGTATCGGCAACGGTATATCGTTCATCATCTTGGTCGGTATCATCGCCCGTCTGCCGCAGGCGCTCGTTCAGGAGTTCGTCATGCGTACGGCAACAACGTCGGGCGGACTGGTTATGTTCCTCGCTGAAATCGTCTTCCTGCTCCTCGTGATAGCAGCTTCGATACTTTTGGTACAAGGAACCCGTAAAATCCCCGTGCAATATGCCAAACGTGTCGTTGGCAACAAGCAATATGGAGGTGCCCGCCAGTATATTCCCTTGAAGGTGAATACTGCCGGTGTGATGCCTATCATCTTTGCCCAGGCCATCATGTTTATTCCTATTGCATTGGTTGGATTCTCGGCCGACAATGCCAACAGCCGTTTCATGCAATCGTTTATGAACAACACCGGATTCTGGTATAACTTCGTATTCGCCATATTGATAATCCTCTTTACCTACTTCTATACGGCGGTAACGGTGCAACCCAACCAGATGGCCGAGGACATGAAGCGCAACAACGGCTTCATTCCCGGTGTGAAACCCGGTAAGAAAACGGCTGCGTACATCGACTCCATTATGTCGCGTATCACCTTGCCTGGTTCGATATTCCTCGCCATTGTGGCCATCATGCCCGCTTTTGCACAGATAGCCGGTATCAGTGCCGAGTTCTCGCAGTTCTTTGGCGGAACCTCCCTGCTCATTTTGGTAGGTGTTGTGCTCGATACCCTACAACAGATCGAAAGCCACTTGTTGATGCGCCACTACGATGGCCTGTTGAAGTCGGGTCGCATCAAGGGACGTTCCGGTTCGATTGCCGCATACTAA
- the map gene encoding type I methionyl aminopeptidase, producing MIYLKTDEEIELLRESNLLVGQTLGELAKWVAPGVTTLQLDRIAEEFIRDHQALPGFLGYAGYPNTLCVSVNEQIVHGIPSDYVLKEGDIVSIDCGVVKNGFNGDSAYTFEVGEVPYEVKRLLKTTKESLYIGIEQAVEGKRVGDISNAIQTYCEHRGYSVVRELCGHGVGKKLHEEPEVPNYGRRGCGPLLKNGMVIAIEPMINLGSRNIVVEKDRWTTRTKDRKPSAHFEHTIAIRENGADVLSTFRYVEKVLGIPTTK from the coding sequence ATGATTTATCTTAAAACCGACGAAGAAATTGAATTATTGCGCGAGAGTAATCTCCTGGTAGGCCAAACACTTGGCGAACTGGCCAAGTGGGTGGCACCGGGAGTTACCACGCTTCAACTCGACAGAATTGCCGAAGAGTTTATCCGCGACCACCAAGCCCTTCCCGGCTTTCTCGGTTATGCCGGATACCCCAATACCCTCTGTGTCTCGGTCAACGAACAGATCGTGCACGGCATTCCCTCGGACTATGTGTTGAAAGAGGGCGACATCGTATCGATAGATTGCGGTGTCGTGAAGAACGGGTTCAACGGCGATTCGGCCTATACGTTTGAAGTGGGAGAGGTGCCTTACGAAGTAAAGCGCTTGCTCAAAACCACCAAAGAGTCGCTCTATATTGGTATAGAACAAGCTGTCGAGGGAAAACGTGTCGGCGACATAAGCAATGCGATACAGACCTACTGCGAGCATCGCGGATATTCGGTCGTGCGAGAGCTTTGCGGACATGGCGTCGGCAAAAAGCTCCACGAAGAGCCCGAGGTGCCCAACTATGGTCGCCGGGGCTGTGGCCCGCTGCTCAAAAACGGCATGGTCATCGCCATAGAGCCGATGATCAACTTGGGGTCGCGCAATATCGTTGTCGAGAAAGATCGGTGGACGACACGGACCAAAGATCGCAAACCTTCGGCTCACTTTGAGCACACGATAGCAATCCGCGAGAACGGTGCCGATGTGTTGTCGACGTTCCGCTATGTCGAAAAAGTATTGGGAATACCCACAACAAAGTAA
- the infA gene encoding translation initiation factor IF-1 translates to MAKQAAIEQDGVIVEALSNAMFRVELENGHEITAHISGKMRMHYIKILPGDKVKVEMSPYDLTKGRISFRYK, encoded by the coding sequence ATGGCAAAACAGGCTGCAATAGAGCAAGACGGAGTTATCGTAGAAGCATTGTCGAATGCAATGTTTCGCGTCGAGTTGGAAAATGGACACGAAATCACGGCCCATATTTCCGGAAAAATGAGAATGCATTACATCAAAATCCTGCCCGGCGATAAAGTCAAGGTCGAAATGTCGCCTTATGACTTGACCAAAGGACGAATCTCATTCAGATATAAATAA
- the rpmJ gene encoding 50S ribosomal protein L36, whose amino-acid sequence MKVKASLKKRTPDCKIVRRKGRLYVINKKNPKYKQRQG is encoded by the coding sequence ATGAAAGTAAAAGCATCATTGAAGAAGCGTACGCCCGACTGCAAAATCGTAAGAAGAAAGGGCCGCTTGTATGTTATTAACAAGAAAAATCCCAAGTATAAACAACGTCAAGGATAA
- the rpsM gene encoding 30S ribosomal protein S13, which translates to MAIRIVGVDLPQNKRGEIALTYIFGIGRSAANTILAKAGIDKDIKVKDWNDEQAAKVREIIGAEYKVEGDLRSEVQLNIKRLMDIGCYRGVRHRNGLPVRGQSTKNNARTRKGKKKTVANKKKATK; encoded by the coding sequence ATGGCAATAAGAATAGTAGGTGTTGACCTGCCCCAGAACAAACGCGGCGAAATCGCCTTGACCTATATCTTCGGTATAGGTCGCAGTGCGGCTAATACCATTTTGGCCAAAGCCGGCATTGACAAAGACATCAAAGTAAAAGACTGGAATGATGAGCAAGCCGCCAAAGTGCGTGAAATCATCGGCGCAGAATACAAAGTAGAGGGTGACCTTCGTTCCGAAGTTCAACTCAATATCAAACGCCTTATGGACATCGGTTGTTACCGTGGCGTGCGCCATCGTAACGGCCTTCCCGTGCGTGGACAAAGCACCAAGAATAACGCCCGTACGCGCAAAGGCAAGAAGAAAACCGTTGCTAACAAGAAAAAAGCTACTAAATAA
- the rpsK gene encoding 30S ribosomal protein S11: protein MAKKTVAAKKRNVKVEAMGQLHVHSSFNNIIVALANAEGQIISWSSAGKMGFRGSKKNTPYAAQMAAQDCAKVAFDLGLRKVKAYVKGPGNGRESAIRTVHGAGIEVTEIIDVTPLPHNGCRPPKRRRV from the coding sequence ATGGCAAAAAAGACAGTCGCAGCAAAGAAGAGAAACGTCAAGGTTGAAGCCATGGGCCAACTCCACGTACACTCTTCGTTCAACAACATCATTGTAGCCCTTGCCAATGCCGAAGGACAAATCATTTCGTGGTCGTCGGCCGGAAAGATGGGCTTCAGAGGATCGAAGAAAAACACTCCCTATGCCGCCCAGATGGCCGCTCAGGATTGTGCAAAAGTTGCCTTTGACCTTGGCTTGAGAAAAGTAAAGGCTTATGTAAAAGGCCCCGGAAACGGTCGTGAATCGGCAATCCGCACTGTGCACGGTGCCGGTATCGAGGTAACCGAGATTATCGACGTTACGCCGCTGCCTCATAACGGATGTCGTCCTCCTAAAAGACGTAGAGTATAA
- the rpsD gene encoding 30S ribosomal protein S4, whose product MARYTGPKTKIARKFGEPIFGPDKVLSKKNYPPGQHGVNKRRKTSEYGIQLREKQKAKYTYGVLERQFRILFEKASRTKGITGVVLLQLLEARLDNVVYRMGIAPTRAAARQMVSHRHITVDGKVVNIPSYSVRPGQIVAVREKSKSLEVIGDTLSGFNHSKYPWIEWDENLKGGKFLHMPERADIPENIKEQLIVELYSK is encoded by the coding sequence ATGGCAAGATATACCGGACCTAAAACAAAGATTGCCCGTAAATTTGGTGAGCCTATTTTCGGACCCGATAAAGTACTTTCCAAGAAGAACTATCCCCCGGGACAGCATGGCGTAAACAAAAGAAGAAAAACCTCGGAGTACGGTATCCAACTTCGTGAGAAACAAAAAGCCAAATACACTTACGGCGTACTCGAAAGACAATTCCGTATCCTCTTCGAGAAAGCATCGCGCACCAAAGGTATCACCGGTGTGGTACTGTTGCAACTTCTCGAAGCCCGTCTCGACAACGTTGTGTATCGCATGGGCATAGCTCCTACGCGTGCAGCTGCTCGTCAGATGGTTTCGCACCGTCACATCACGGTCGACGGCAAAGTGGTAAACATTCCTTCTTACTCGGTTCGCCCCGGCCAAATCGTAGCCGTTCGCGAAAAATCGAAATCGTTGGAAGTCATCGGCGATACCCTTTCGGGATTCAACCACAGCAAATATCCCTGGATAGAGTGGGACGAGAACCTCAAAGGCGGCAAGTTCCTGCATATGCCCGAACGTGCCGATATTCCCGAGAATATCAAAGAGCAGTTGATCGTTGAGTTGTACTCTAAATAA
- a CDS encoding DNA-directed RNA polymerase subunit alpha — protein MSILAFQKPDKVLMLEADAFFGKFEFRPLEPGYAVTIGNALRRILLNSLEGFAITSIRISGVEHEFSTIPGVIEDVTNIILNLKKVRFKQIVEEIETEKVSISVSGTDVFKAGDIGKHLTGFEVLNPDLVICNMDESANFQIELNINKGRGYVPADENRNPGDPVDVIAIDSIFTPIRNVKYIQDNFRVEQKTDYEKLILEITTDGSIHPKDALKEAAKILIHHFMLFSDEKITLETTDVDGNEEFDEEVLHMRQLLKTKLVDMDLSVRALNCLKSADVETLGELVVFNKTDLLKFRNFGRKSLTELDELLASLNLSFGMDISKYKLDKE, from the coding sequence ATGTCGATATTAGCATTTCAGAAACCCGATAAAGTCCTCATGCTCGAGGCCGACGCGTTTTTCGGCAAGTTCGAATTCCGTCCCTTGGAGCCCGGCTATGCCGTTACCATCGGTAACGCCCTGCGCCGTATCCTCCTCAACTCCCTTGAAGGCTTTGCCATTACATCGATTCGCATCAGCGGCGTAGAGCACGAGTTTTCTACCATACCCGGTGTTATCGAGGATGTAACCAACATTATTCTCAACCTCAAAAAGGTGAGATTCAAACAAATCGTGGAAGAAATCGAGACCGAGAAAGTGTCGATTTCGGTATCGGGAACCGATGTGTTCAAAGCCGGAGATATAGGTAAACACCTTACCGGATTTGAAGTGCTGAATCCCGACTTGGTGATTTGTAACATGGACGAGAGCGCAAACTTCCAAATCGAGCTCAACATCAACAAGGGTCGCGGTTATGTTCCCGCCGACGAGAACCGCAACCCCGGCGACCCTGTCGATGTGATTGCCATCGATTCGATTTTTACGCCTATCCGCAATGTGAAATACATTCAGGACAACTTCCGTGTAGAGCAGAAAACCGACTACGAAAAACTGATTCTCGAAATTACCACCGACGGATCGATCCACCCGAAAGATGCTTTGAAAGAAGCAGCCAAAATCTTGATTCACCACTTCATGTTGTTCTCCGACGAGAAAATCACGCTCGAAACAACCGATGTCGACGGGAATGAAGAATTTGACGAAGAGGTATTGCACATGCGTCAATTGCTCAAAACCAAACTCGTCGATATGGACCTTTCGGTTCGCGCATTGAACTGCCTCAAATCGGCCGATGTAGAAACCCTCGGAGAACTGGTTGTATTCAACAAAACCGACTTGCTCAAATTCCGCAACTTCGGTCGCAAATCGCTCACCGAGCTCGACGAATTGCTGGCAAGCCTCAACCTTTCTTTCGGAATGGATATCTCGAAGTATAAATTAGATAAAGAGTAA
- the rplQ gene encoding 50S ribosomal protein L17 translates to MRHNKKINHLGRTKSHRDAMLSNMATSLILHKRIFTTLAKAKALRVYVEPLINRSKEDTTASRRVVFSYLQSKEAVTELFKNIAEKVADRPGGYTRILKTGNRLGDNAKTCFIELVDYNENMLKEKAAKKSRTRRSKKGAAAPAAEAAPAVEAPAVEAPAAEAPAAEAPAEK, encoded by the coding sequence ATGAGACACAATAAAAAAATCAACCACTTAGGACGCACCAAATCTCACAGAGATGCTATGCTCTCCAATATGGCGACTTCGCTGATTCTCCACAAAAGAATCTTCACCACTTTGGCCAAAGCCAAAGCGTTGAGAGTGTATGTTGAGCCTCTGATCAACCGTTCTAAAGAAGACACCACCGCTTCGCGCCGTGTCGTATTTAGCTACCTCCAAAGCAAAGAAGCCGTTACGGAGCTTTTCAAAAACATCGCCGAGAAGGTGGCTGACCGTCCCGGAGGTTATACCCGTATCCTCAAAACCGGAAACCGCTTGGGCGATAATGCCAAGACCTGCTTTATCGAGCTTGTCGACTATAACGAAAATATGTTGAAAGAAAAGGCTGCCAAGAAAAGCCGTACCCGCCGTTCGAAGAAGGGTGCTGCCGCTCCTGCTGCCGAGGCTGCTCCCGCTGTCGAAGCACCCGCCGTTGAGGCTCCTGCTGCCGAAGCACCTGCTGCTGAGGCTCCCGCCGAGAAGTAA
- a CDS encoding S41 family peptidase, with amino-acid sequence MKKRLDTWNKIVLAIGLAFTSLTACSPKEEFSQTPYGNFDALWSILDERYCFFAYKNIDWDEIYTTYRARLDDKMSDKELFGVLAEMLDELQDGHVNLSSAFDVARYWDWFENYPSNFDRDLVMENYLHQPDYQIASSLYYRMLDGCNIGYIYYESFSDPIGDGNLDEVLLAFSSCDGLIIDVRDNGGGQLSTVQKLAARFTTSDFTSGYIQHKTGPGHNDFSGLYPITQESADATRMHFAKPVAILTNRKCYSATNDFVSVMGNLPQVCIIGDRTGGGSGLPFSSELPNGWVVRFSASPIYNTQKEHTEFGIEPDIHAQLTAEDTEKGIDTIIERAKTWILTRQ; translated from the coding sequence ATGAAAAAGAGACTTGACACATGGAACAAAATCGTGCTGGCAATAGGGCTCGCCTTCACAAGCCTCACGGCCTGCTCACCAAAGGAAGAGTTCAGCCAGACGCCATACGGCAACTTCGACGCGCTTTGGTCCATTCTCGACGAGCGTTACTGCTTCTTCGCCTATAAGAACATCGATTGGGACGAGATATACACCACCTACCGCGCCCGCCTCGACGACAAGATGAGCGACAAAGAACTCTTCGGCGTTCTGGCGGAGATGCTCGACGAACTGCAAGACGGGCATGTCAACCTCTCCTCCGCCTTTGACGTGGCTCGTTATTGGGACTGGTTTGAGAACTACCCGTCAAACTTCGACCGGGACCTCGTCATGGAGAACTACCTGCACCAGCCCGACTACCAGATTGCATCGAGCCTCTATTACCGCATGCTCGACGGCTGCAACATAGGATATATCTACTACGAGAGTTTCTCCGACCCCATAGGCGACGGCAACCTCGACGAAGTATTGCTCGCCTTCTCGTCGTGCGACGGCCTTATCATCGACGTGCGGGACAATGGAGGGGGGCAATTATCGACCGTGCAGAAATTGGCCGCCCGATTCACCACAAGCGACTTTACAAGCGGTTACATACAACACAAGACCGGCCCCGGGCACAATGATTTTTCGGGCCTCTACCCCATCACCCAGGAGAGTGCCGATGCCACCCGCATGCACTTCGCCAAGCCGGTTGCCATCTTGACCAACCGCAAGTGTTACAGTGCCACCAACGATTTTGTGTCGGTCATGGGCAACCTGCCGCAAGTGTGCATCATTGGCGACCGCACGGGAGGAGGCAGCGGCCTGCCCTTCTCATCGGAGTTGCCCAACGGCTGGGTCGTCCGGTTCTCGGCCTCGCCCATCTACAACACCCAAAAGGAGCACACCGAGTTCGGCATCGAACCCGACATTCACGCACAACTGACAGCCGAAGACACCGAGAAAGGCATCGACACCATCATCGAAAGAGCCAAGACGTGGATTCTCACCCGACAATAA
- a CDS encoding DUF3316 domain-containing protein → MTRLSQRSFPRKMLLVLLLLLNAGASRLCAQEDLTATPAASHRPAFASTALLVGRAHLHDSYLSINNYSGYELGLMHERLRALPFGNGKWVMRHRIDASAANAYSPSQSGHLISAMLDYSYGQLYTRRFDCGLTWRTGGEIELSGGALYNPQNSNNPAAAKVNLSLGLAEMLTYTLHLGRIPVTLRYQLSLPVMSLFFSPGFGESYYEIFYLGNHSGIVKFGAWHNRFDMNNLLTIEIPIGRAALRIGYDNRIRTSRANHLDYFHYSNAFVIGVATPINRTPSTSGRSTIQAYY, encoded by the coding sequence ATGACACGGTTGTCGCAACGCTCGTTCCCAAGGAAAATGCTCCTTGTGCTGCTCCTGTTACTGAATGCAGGAGCCTCCCGCTTATGCGCCCAGGAAGATCTCACGGCAACACCGGCGGCAAGCCATCGTCCCGCTTTTGCATCGACGGCTCTGCTCGTGGGGCGGGCACACCTTCACGACAGCTACCTCTCCATCAACAATTACAGCGGTTACGAACTGGGGCTTATGCACGAACGGCTGCGCGCGCTCCCGTTCGGTAACGGCAAGTGGGTCATGCGGCATCGCATCGACGCCTCCGCCGCCAACGCATACAGCCCCTCACAGAGCGGACATCTCATCTCGGCCATGCTCGATTACAGTTACGGGCAACTCTATACCCGGCGCTTCGACTGCGGCCTGACTTGGCGCACTGGCGGCGAAATCGAATTGTCGGGCGGAGCCCTCTACAACCCGCAAAATTCGAACAATCCCGCCGCAGCCAAAGTCAATCTTTCGCTGGGCTTGGCCGAGATGCTCACCTACACGTTGCACCTCGGCCGCATACCCGTCACCCTGCGGTACCAACTCTCCCTCCCGGTCATGAGCCTGTTTTTCTCCCCGGGCTTTGGCGAAAGCTATTACGAGATTTTTTACCTGGGGAATCATTCGGGCATCGTGAAATTCGGAGCCTGGCATAACCGGTTCGACATGAACAACCTCCTTACCATCGAAATCCCCATAGGCCGTGCAGCCCTGCGCATCGGCTACGACAACCGCATACGCACCAGCCGGGCCAACCATCTCGACTATTTCCACTATTCCAACGCGTTTGTCATCGGCGTAGCCACTCCCATCAACCGCACGCCTTCGACATCGGGACGTTCCACAATACAAGCATACTACTGA